One genomic window of Arachis stenosperma cultivar V10309 chromosome 10, arast.V10309.gnm1.PFL2, whole genome shotgun sequence includes the following:
- the LOC130954293 gene encoding 50S ribosomal protein L9, chloroplastic-like: protein MKLKEERIEAEKNLVKKEAQQLARIFETVGAFKVKRKGGKGRLIFESVIAQDLVNIINGQLQMEVDKRIVELPDIRETREYIAELKLHPEVTTRMRLNVFAN from the exons ATGAAGTTAAAGGAAGAAAGAATTGAGGCTGAGAAAAATCTA GTAAAAAAAGAGGCACAACAACTTGCTCGAATTTTTGAAACAGTTGGGGCTTTCAAGGTGAAGCGGAAAGGTGGTAAAGGAAGACTAATTTTTGAAAG TGTTATAGCTCAAGATCTTGTTAACATTATCAATGGGCAGCTTCAAAT GGAGGTGGACAAGAGAATTGTCGAACTTCCAGATATACGTGAAACCAGAGAATATATCGCAGAGTTAAAGCTGCATCCAGAAGTTACAACGAGAATGAGGTTGAATGTCTTTGCTAACTAA